GATGGCCGAGCGCGGCCTCGAGGTGCGCGACCGGGTGGTGCACCGCACGGTGCTGACCCCGGCCGACCTGGAGCGGCGCACGCTGACCGCGGGCGGGTCGATCTACGGCACCTCCAGCAACGGCCCCCGCGCGGCCTTCCTGCGCCCGGCCAACCGCTCCCCCGTGCCCGGGCTGCTCCTGGTCGGGGGGTCCTCGCACCCTGGCGGCGGGCTGCCCCTGGTGCTGCTCTCGGCCCGGATCGTGGCCGGCCTGGTCGGTCCGGCCGAGGGCGGGCTCAGCCGGGGAGGGCGCGGCGCACGGCGACGACGAGGCTGACCAGCCCCGCTCCGGCCAGGAGGGCGGCCACGACCGCCAGGGCCGTCACCAGCCCCGGTCCGTCGACGCGGGGCAGGACGGCGACGCCGAGCCCGCGGGCCGCGAGCTCGGCGAGGTGCATCAGCACCGCCAGCACCGCCACGATGACGCGCGCGGGCCGCTCCCAGACCGTGATCGCCCCGGGGCCGTGCAGGCCCGCCACCTGGGCGTGGGCGCGCACCGACTCCAGCAGCAGCGTCGCGACCACCACCAGCCCCACCAGCCACCACGGCGCCCCCAGCACGAGCAGGACCAGCAGCAGCAGGACGTCGGAGCAGCGGTCGGCGAGCGGGTCCAGGACCCGGCCCCAGGCCGTGGCCCGGCCGGTCCGGGCGGCCAGGGCGCCGTCGACGCCGTCGAGCACGGCCGCGGCCAGCACGGCCACCACCGCCAGCAGCGGCCACCCGGCGGGCAGCGTCGCCAGCACGGGTGCGGTGCCCGCGACCAGCACGCCGACCAGCGTCACCGTGTCGGGTCGCACCCCGCGCCCCGCCAGCGGACGGGCGCAGCGGTGCACCAGCCGGACCCACCCGGCGACCCAGACCGACCCGCGGGGGTCGACGCCCTCGTGGAGCCCTGCCCACAGGTCGTAGGCCCGCTCGGACGGGTCCGACGGGTCGGCACCGCCGACGGGGCCGCTCACGGGGCCGCTCACGGGCTCGGGAGCACCACGATGCCGTCGTCGTCGCTGACCAGCCGGGCGCCGGGGGCGAACTCCACGCCGCCGAAGGCGACGACCACGTCGCGCTCGCCCACGCCGTCCTTGCTGCTCTTGCGGGGGTTGGAGCCGAGCGCCTTGACGCCCAGGTCGAGCCCGCGGAGCACGGCGACGTCGCGCACGGCGCCGTGGATGACGACCCCGGCCCAGCCGTTCGCGACGCCGGCGGCGGCGATCAGGTCCCCCATCAGGGCGGTGTGCAGCGAGCCGCCGCCGTCGACGACCAGCACGCGGCCCTCGGCCGGCTCGTTGAGGGTGGCCTTGACCAGGGCGTTGTCCTGGTGGCAGCGGATGGTGGTGATGGTGCCGGCGAACGCCGCGCGGCCGCCGTACTGCCCCAGCTGCAGGTCGCAGGACTGCAGCGCCTCGCCGTGCTCGTCCACCAGGTCCGCCGTCGCCGTCACGTCGTGCTCGCTCATGGTGCTCGTCCCCGTTGCCTAGTCTCGTCGCGTGGTCCAGGACAGCATGCCCGGTGCCGGGTCGCGCGTGGTGGCCCTGCACGTCGCGAGCGCCCGCCGGGCCCCGATGCAGGCGGTGACCGAGGTGCTCGCCGAGGCTGGGGCGGGGATCGTGGGCGACCGCTACCACGGCAGCCGCCACCGCCACGTGAGCCTGCAGTCGGCCGAGGAGCTGGCGGCGGCGGCGCGGGAGCTGGGCCGCGAGGTGCCGCCGGAGGGCACCCGTCGCACGGTGACCATCTCCCACGGCGCGGTGCCCACCGAGCCGGGCCACCGCGTGGTGGTGGGCGAGGTGGTGCTCGAGGTGGTGCGGGTCGCCGCGCCCTGCCGGGTGATGGAGGAGACCCTGGGCGAGGGCGGCCGGACGGCGCTGCGGCGTCGCGGCGGCGCGGTGCTGCGGGTGCTGGTGGGCGGCGCGATCCGGCTGGGCGACCCCGTCATGCTGGACCCGTGACCGACTCCCCCGCCGACGCTGCCGCCGACCCCGCCCCCGACCGCACCGCCGCGCTCGCCGGGCGGCTGCTCGACGCCCAGGTCGCCTGGGTCCTCGACCAGCTCGACGGCGAGCGGTTCGCCGAGGCCGTGGCCGGCGACGTCGGCACGGTGCTCGACCTCGCCTCTGGCCTGCGGCTCGCCGAGGTGGTCGACGTGGCCGACGTGCAGGCGGTCGCGCGCCGCGTGGTCCGCGACGTGACGGGCAGCCCGACGGTCGAGCGGCTGGCCGGCCCCGGCGCCGCGGCGGTCCACTCCGTCCTCGTCGCGGAGGAGGCGCCGCTGGGCGAGGTGGTGGCGCGCGAGGACGTCGACGCCCTGGTCACCCACGCCGTGGCGCTGCACGACGTCCGCGACCGCGTCCTGGACCGGCTCGCCGACAGCCCCGCCACCGTCGCCCTCACGTCCGGGTTCGTCTCG
This genomic interval from Nocardioides scoriae contains the following:
- a CDS encoding CDP-alcohol phosphatidyltransferase family protein; this encodes MSGPVGGADPSDPSERAYDLWAGLHEGVDPRGSVWVAGWVRLVHRCARPLAGRGVRPDTVTLVGVLVAGTAPVLATLPAGWPLLAVVAVLAAAVLDGVDGALAARTGRATAWGRVLDPLADRCSDVLLLLVLLVLGAPWWLVGLVVVATLLLESVRAHAQVAGLHGPGAITVWERPARVIVAVLAVLMHLAELAARGLGVAVLPRVDGPGLVTALAVVAALLAGAGLVSLVVAVRRALPG
- the rraA gene encoding ribonuclease E activity regulator RraA, whose translation is MSEHDVTATADLVDEHGEALQSCDLQLGQYGGRAAFAGTITTIRCHQDNALVKATLNEPAEGRVLVVDGGGSLHTALMGDLIAAAGVANGWAGVVIHGAVRDVAVLRGLDLGVKALGSNPRKSSKDGVGERDVVVAFGGVEFAPGARLVSDDDGIVVLPSP
- a CDS encoding MOSC domain-containing protein, with protein sequence MVQDSMPGAGSRVVALHVASARRAPMQAVTEVLAEAGAGIVGDRYHGSRHRHVSLQSAEELAAAARELGREVPPEGTRRTVTISHGAVPTEPGHRVVVGEVVLEVVRVAAPCRVMEETLGEGGRTALRRRGGAVLRVLVGGAIRLGDPVMLDP